One stretch of Streptomyces zhihengii DNA includes these proteins:
- a CDS encoding GNAT family N-acetyltransferase, producing MDVVLTEADLTLRPWTARDADALLSLAGDRELRRWTSHRVDDLEDAARWIAAQETGWRTRERLSFAMVARGRIAGHIVLKQPSGPRGVAEIGYWTGAPARGQGVASRALAMLTLWAFDPARGEGPTRLELVHNAGNPASCRVAEKAGYALQAVLPPRPPHPLEGHLHARDRGAAPARGVPRAPGAGAA from the coding sequence ATGGACGTGGTTCTGACCGAGGCGGATCTGACGCTGCGACCGTGGACGGCACGGGACGCCGACGCCCTGCTGTCCCTGGCCGGTGACAGGGAACTGCGCCGCTGGACGTCGCACCGAGTGGACGACCTGGAGGACGCGGCGCGCTGGATCGCCGCGCAGGAGACGGGGTGGCGGACACGGGAGCGGCTCAGCTTCGCGATGGTCGCCCGCGGGCGGATCGCGGGCCACATCGTGCTCAAGCAGCCCTCGGGGCCGCGCGGCGTGGCGGAGATCGGCTACTGGACCGGCGCGCCCGCCCGCGGCCAGGGGGTCGCCTCTCGGGCGCTTGCGATGCTGACGCTGTGGGCCTTCGATCCCGCCCGGGGGGAGGGCCCCACCCGGCTGGAGCTGGTGCACAACGCGGGCAATCCCGCCTCCTGCCGGGTAGCGGAGAAGGCGGGCTACGCCCTTCAGGCCGTGCTCCCGCCCCGCCCGCCACACCCCCTCGAAGGCCATCTGCACGCCCGGGACCGCGGGGCCGCCCCCGCGCGTGGCGTACCCCGCGCGCCCGGAGCGGGCGCGGCCTGA
- a CDS encoding polyprenyl synthetase family protein has product MTVQTSAGVRERLAGHRERFDALFAEYFTAVGGQALPRSSFVPEALDLVRDMSLRGGKRLRVALVHEAARLVTDEAVAGADAAAISIELLQTHGLIHDDIIDDSPVRRGAPSVYYAYQERFPERPQTALGLAVLAGDLAAFLSVRVLLDAPVPAPLRQAMAAVHASAAADTVIGQFLDLERDFGPVPGREALDTVSDYKTARYSLLAPLRLGLLAAGGDPDAHGEELARYARLVGVSGQMRDDYLDLFGDAALIGKPAGSDLRSGRRSYAVCAVLAAASGGERELVQEALDAPGCPPETVARVQDIARRHGVDEHLRAEIRRGAESASAVAASWRGRWRDDAVEFFERLPLWGAQRAL; this is encoded by the coding sequence GTGACTGTGCAGACCTCGGCCGGTGTCCGCGAGCGGCTCGCCGGGCACCGGGAGCGCTTCGACGCGTTGTTCGCGGAGTACTTCACCGCGGTGGGCGGGCAGGCGCTGCCGCGGAGTTCGTTCGTGCCCGAGGCTCTGGACCTGGTGCGGGACATGTCGCTGCGCGGCGGGAAACGGCTGCGGGTCGCGCTGGTGCACGAGGCGGCGCGGCTGGTGACCGACGAGGCGGTGGCCGGTGCGGACGCGGCCGCGATCAGCATCGAACTGCTCCAGACCCACGGGCTGATCCACGACGACATCATCGACGACTCCCCCGTGCGCCGGGGGGCGCCGTCGGTGTACTACGCCTACCAGGAGCGGTTCCCGGAGCGCCCGCAGACGGCGCTGGGGCTTGCGGTGCTGGCCGGTGACCTGGCGGCGTTCCTGTCGGTACGGGTGCTGCTCGACGCGCCGGTGCCCGCGCCGCTGCGGCAGGCGATGGCAGCCGTGCACGCGTCGGCCGCGGCGGACACGGTGATCGGGCAGTTCCTCGATCTGGAGCGCGACTTCGGCCCGGTCCCCGGCCGTGAGGCGCTGGACACGGTGTCGGATTACAAGACCGCCCGGTACTCACTGCTCGCCCCGCTGCGGCTCGGTCTCCTCGCGGCCGGCGGGGACCCGGACGCCCACGGGGAGGAACTGGCCCGGTACGCGCGGCTCGTGGGGGTGAGCGGACAGATGCGCGACGACTACCTGGACCTGTTCGGGGACGCCGCGCTGATCGGCAAGCCTGCCGGATCGGATCTGCGGTCCGGCCGGCGAAGCTACGCGGTGTGCGCCGTGCTGGCGGCGGCGAGCGGTGGGGAGCGGGAGCTGGTCCAGGAGGCTCTCGACGCCCCCGGCTGCCCGCCGGAGACCGTCGCCCGGGTGCAGGACATCGCCCGGCGCCACGGCGTCGACGAGCACCTGCGCGCGGAGATCCGCCGTGGCGCGGAGAGCGCGAGCGCGGTGGCGGCCTCCTGGCGGGGCCGGTGGCGGGACGACGCCGTCGAGTTCTTCGAGCGGCTGCCGCTGTGGGGCGCTCAGCGCGCCCTGTGA
- a CDS encoding beta-Ig-H3/fasciclin, whose amino-acid sequence MASPFLRKAAAAASGAAVAGGLLIVPAGAAQAATAQPTAGGTAPACIGRYVEGQVDGFFVSLSNGCGRTMRVQVVVNSAPDSPCYTLSAGSHRTYTYEGILGTYDRTAVC is encoded by the coding sequence ATGGCATCACCGTTCCTGCGCAAGGCGGCCGCGGCCGCGTCGGGCGCCGCCGTCGCCGGCGGCCTGCTGATCGTTCCGGCGGGCGCCGCTCAGGCCGCCACGGCGCAGCCGACGGCGGGCGGCACCGCGCCCGCGTGCATCGGGCGCTACGTCGAGGGCCAGGTCGACGGCTTCTTCGTCTCCCTGTCCAACGGCTGCGGCCGCACCATGCGGGTGCAGGTCGTCGTGAACTCCGCCCCCGACAGCCCCTGCTACACGCTGTCGGCGGGTTCCCACCGCACGTACACCTACGAGGGCATCCTGGGTACCTACGACCGGACGGCCGTCTGCTGA